The sequence CTATGAAAGGCATGCTGGTGTGATCATGAATCATTAGATTTTCAAGCCAGTGACATGCACAGCAAAGGCAGTGCTGTGGATTTAGAGGGTtgcaagaaaagggaaaaacatgTGGGGCATGTGAGACAAAATATGGATGGTACAGCAGATGGTGGTAGGGAACAAAGGGCAATGGCAATCTATATTTCCCTTCTATAAGGCTCTAGAAATAGACCAAACACATCTGCCAACATGTGCCAACAGTGACTTTCGCTGCTAAAGCTCTGTATATGGAGTGCAACATGCAACATTAATCCAgtgaacaaacaacaaataaaaatgagccTAAACCTGGAGGCAAAGTATTGGGAAATATTCGTCAAACGCACGAAGCCATTATTCAcgcattaaaataaaatctaattaaaataaTCACTCATCAATCAGGAAACGAGCAGGAAGAGTTTTCAACAGGAAACGTAGTTTATAGCACTAAATTTATTCCCAGTGTCAACAATGGATTTGGACTAACCAGATGTTAACCTCGAGTCCTGTTTCAATAAAGCCTCTGAGCTGGATGCAAAGAAGGTCTACAGGATTATGATGACAGCAAAATCCCCAAACAGCTGGCAACAAGTTTGCGGATTGCGGGAAACAGCTTGAGGGGGAGAGGAAATATGAGGTGAAAAGGATGTTCTATAAAATATAATAGATGCAATGAAATACAGATGACTGGGATCACACGTCCAACCACACTTTATAGAAAAATGTTATCTAAAGCTTTCTTCTCTGCTAGGACAGTTTTAATATAGTTCCCTTTCATATGATATTAAACCAACCTAAATAGGAACGCAAAACTGATCGACATACCGACATCGTTTTAGATTATACGaggtaaacagaaaataaaacgaAAGTAAACTTACTCGGCAAAATACCGACACACAGCAGCCAGCGGAATAAAGTCTTCGCCATTCGCCATTGTTTCATCTTGCTGAAGCAAATGCCCTCCATCCGAGAACCATTTGAACTGCTCTGTCCCCAAACACGTTTTATTCGCCGAAAATAGTCTTTACAAAAACACACCGATGGGGGAAGTCAGCAGCGATGTAATCCGGTGCTGTACAAGCCCAACAAGCGCTCAGGAAGGGGCGGGACAGAACGAATCCAGCTGATACGACCACGTGTACACCTTGCACAAACACGGCGAGTTAAAGGTGGTGTTGTGTATTATCTTTGATGGGGTTTTGGTGGCGAATTAATGATAATAAGAACAGTCCCCTGTTTGCTGTGATTCAGCACCACGGAGAGCTACCGGCaactaacaaacaaataataacaCATTTCTCGCTCCTTGTCTTCGGGCTAAATCTggccaatgatttttttttttaaagataataaTTACATAATACATAATTTGCATTATGTCGAAATATATATGCTGTAGCAATCACAACACTGTCCTCCTCGACTTTCTCTTCCGGGTGCTGGTGGTCCCCACCTACTCGTTTTACACGACAAGGATGCTACACCCGCAGGGCCGTTATCATCTCATCGGAGCATTCATCTGAGgtgcaaacaacaaaacaaacaaaacaaacaccccCTAAAATGCGGGAATTTAAAATGACTGGATGAGCCGAGCAGTGTTTTAGGCGATCGACGATAGCTGATTGAGAAATGCACGTCCACCGCCCTGCATacttaaatattattgttacagCGTAGGTATTGTTGGGAGAGACCACTGGCAAACAGTAAACAGGGTGAAGGTAGGATGGATTTAGCCATTACATGTTCAGTAAATTCACGCGAATGTTTTAAATCTGAAATGTTCCCGAGTGGTTCAAGATAAATATTGACCTTATGGATGTACTTGACATGTTTACTCATCTCCAGTCTATTTTCTTCTTACCTAGCATAGCTACAGATGCCAAGAGCGTTATATCCCGTATGTGATCATCTTTACACGATTGTTTCTTTTCCCGCTGTCGCAATCTAAAATGCTACAAAGTTCAAATATTTTGGGGCATGAAAGACCCCTGGTTATTAGGGTATCCTTCGCCACCTGTGTTCTGGCGACTGTGTGCCTACCCCTGCTCGGGCTCATCACTTGTGTCTTCATAtcctctgtttttcattttgaagaTGCCACTGGTACACACTGCCAGGTAATGTGTATGTTTAGTTCTATGGTAGTAGTTGCAATACCTTATTATGTAttgattatatatttttaacctAAACAAAATTCTTGATGTGTGTTTAGGTTCCTAATTACCTGCCATCTATAAGTGCCTCTATCAGCTTAAGTCCTGAGTGCCACATTTGGCGATTCTGCATTGGACTACACTCAGCACCAAGGTTACTGGTGGCTTTTACCTACTTCAAGTTTTACAAGGCTCGCTTTGCTACCAGGTTTCCAGAGAGTTTACTCAGCTGTTTAAACCTGGGCTTTTCTATATCTGAAAACATTGGACTCTTGTTGCTCACATACGTATCATCCACTGAAACTTACTGTGAGTATTCTGAATTTAGTTTGCATTTTTGTACAGGCCTTGTCTGCACAAATATAGTGTaatactataataataatactgataATACTATTACCTATTCTTgtacattaaaaacaagcagTTTCAGTTGTGCTAAGTATGATATGACTGGTGGTTGGTGCATTTATGTAAAGTTTAATAACATATTATCACAAGTTCTCCCCATTTGTTGGTCAAATTTCCcttcctctttgtgtttttgctcctTAGTTGTGCATAAGGAAGGTTTTGTCCTGTTCATTGTAAGTTCTCTAATCTACATGTTGATAACCTGCCGTTTATGGAAATCTATTAAGAAATATTCCTTAAGTCCTGAGGTAAGAAATAGCAAATGAGGCACTAGAACTTAAAAACTGCCATATCATTTGTAGAATTACAGTcaatttcagtatttgtttactttgttgtgCCCTCACAGGATGCCAAGTCTCACCACTGGAAAGTGCGTTTCTTACTTCTCAATGTATGTTTCTGTGCTTTTGCCGGATTCTTTTACTGGAAACACAACATGTACTGTGAATCAGGGAGTGAGTATTTAACCCATCCTtatgtttctgtgtggattGTGTGCtgctttattaatattaatcatCAACCATCATATTTACAGTAATGCAAATATTCACAATATTCTGAccaaattatattttttctgtactctgtttcttcttttatcAGGTTACACATTCTTTGCCCTGTTTGAGTATCTAGTTGTTTTCTCCAATATGGCCTTCCATCTTACAGCCGTGTGGGACTTTAAGAGCCGGGAGGTCATGCTCATTTCATCTTCAGAGGATAAAGACTTCTGACTAGAAAGTCAAGGACTAGGTACTACATGTACCACCCCCCAACCACCTGATGATAGCAGCCTTGATCCTGCTGAAGCGGAAGGGTGGGATGAAGGCCTTTTCCATATATTTCCATGATGACCAGTCACAAATCCTTAGTGAGTGATGATGTCTGACAAATGAACATAAGATATGCACATGTGCTACTGTAGGGGTATTAGGATAACTTTAAGTGCATTCTTTTGCCTCAGTGTCTCATTCATGGATGCCTTCACCAACCTACATGATGTTATGTAATGTGACATTTTAACTTTTATACACTGCACAGCAAATTTGTGGTCATACTAGAAATGTGCCAAAGTAAAGTGATAGTTCTTCAAGTATgcttggcttttattttgaaatataaactCAAGGATAGGAAATGGATGCATTCTGAATTCTAAGCCTTAGTGTCCAGCTTCAGAAACACTGCACTCTATTTAGAGTCCTCAAAAAAGATTGGCACCGATACTCACTTTCATGTAATAAAATGCAATATTCAGGTTGCTGTTGACAAAGCGCTTTATTCTATGTTATTACTTAtttatggtttattttttaagggCAAGTATATTACATGAACCACATTACACACCAGAGTATTTTTAATCTTAGCTAGTTTGCCATGCCCATTCCTAGTCGGgcttttaaaacacaaacagagacatAATAAAGTTCAGTAAATCATAACTTTAAATACTTCTGCAATACTGGCAGTTGaaatgttaatttaacacttttcaaaacagatttcctcagtAATATGTGAGGAACTGTGCACACTATTGTGTCCTGATTACCTAACTCTTCGCTGTGCACCAAAATTAAATCCCCCAATAAAAACCTGTAGATTTAAATGAAAGAGTATACTCCAGATTGACATGCCATATCAACAGATTTAGGAAAAACATGataaaatcaaatttaattaaagtacctaaattaaaaacaatcaatcaatcaatcaatcaatcaatcaatgaaCCGTGTAAAATTATCCAATACAGTGAATACCTTACCTGAGAAAGTCCTATATTTGTGAAACTGATAATACTCAGGTCTTGTTAACACTGTGTTGGGGATAGATTCACATTTTTGTGATGATGGTTAAATTGGCAGGTTACAGCTCAAAGTTAAGATCAGCCTATAATGTCAATACACAAGCCTATATTATCTGATCTCAATACCAGGAAGGTTCAGCTAAAAATACCTATGTAACTGGCAAATTTAATTTAGGGTGCACAATTTAAGTTTGTTTAGCCTGACTACCTTTACACAACTTCAGCGCATCTCTTTATACTAGTTATACCATTATCAGTACCATATCTGTTGGTGCCTGTCCTGTTTAGGCCTTACACTTTCCATGTATGCACAAAGGAATTCCTGCACATGGAAATAAATTTGTCTGGTTAAAGTTTAAATGGAATTGTTTGCATATTTGTGCAAACTGTGCTGTGTCTAATAAACAAATCACTGTAAAGGTTATTTCATCGTTCTAACAGAACTTAAAATATATATGCACTTCAACTTATGATTGACTTAAGACATCATTATATGCTACTGTTCATTTGTATTATACCACCAAGATTGTAAGGTAGTCTCAAAATATTTCCTCTGTATATATCTTGCAATATGATTGAATTTGCACTGCTCTGAAGTTTCTTATAATCCACCATATATCTAAACCAGATGATGCAAATGATCAAAGCTTAATATTGTGTAGGTTCTAATATTAAACAATCTATCAATCAATAATATTAACCAAATATTATGTGACAAATGTATGTGAAGCGCATCACTAAAAGTTTATTACTTTGTTCTTCTGTTTTCAGATGAAGTAGTCAGTAAATATCTTCAATATGTcattaaagatttttaaaaaagctataTAATACTGAAACCTATGAACCATGATGTGATGACAGTAATTTTCTCcaatattaattattttatttgcactcAAACTTAAGGATATTTACCATAATATACTGGCATGACTTGGAAAATACCTCAGTGTGCAGGTTTACTCTACAGGAAAGCTACAGGACCCTGTGTTAGCCCAAACAgtcaacattgcagacatataCTCTGCAAAGTCTGTACATGTGTTTAATAACAggaattctaaaaaaaaaaaaaaatgagtaagaaaagtaacaacaaataatatatttttctttttaattcaagCACCATTATTCTTTTAAATAGAGGTCTCTATCAAACAGTCAAGGTTTCCCTTTATAGTATAACTCTGAATTGATAACCAGATCAGTAACAGTCAAATAAAATTTTTGGACACCTAAAATTTCTCAGCAAAAGCCATAAACCTTCTTCAAATGTATCTTAGTTCAACAGAGCAGCATGTTTTGGGGCATTAGATCCCCTTTACTTCAAGAGGTGTCCTGCCAACCTTTGCTGGTGTGCATGCAGGAACGTATTGCACTTCTTGGATTTCCACCTCGACACACCCTTTGGACAGAGGTCACACCATTCCAGCCTTTCACAGTGAAGCAGCAGATGTCCACACCTGTCCTAACACGCATCTAgttgtgttgttgctgtgaATATCCTGGGATGTAGCCTTCCTTTTGAAACAACACATGTGGTGGAGAATATGATTACATTTATCCAGCTTAAAATGCTGGCATGTTGACTTGCTTAAAATTGTGAGCAACTGCCAAGCAAAACCTGGATTGGTGTCTCATTCAATAAGACACCGATGAGCCAGCAATCTGAGATGCACAGGACAAGGATGTATCtaagcaaggcaaggcaaggcaagtttatttatatagcacgattcaacaacaaggtgattcaaagtgctttacagagacattaaagaacaaaaacaaataaaaagcatgatttaaagttgattaaaaaaactgtagataaaatcaaaacagttgatcagctgaaacactcagtttatttaaatccaggttgaagactcacctgttctcagctgcatttgaataaagcaccaaatccacactttaagcttaaatttcaaaacttacatttaactactgattttatctactgttctgattttatctgttttgattttatatactgttgtttgtttgtttgtttgtttgtttgtttgttaattagttagttagtttatttgcttgttttaatcaattttaaatcatgctttttatttgttcttgtttctaatgtctctgtaaagcactttgaatcaccttgttgttgaattgtgctatacaaataaacttgccttgccttgccttgccttgccttgccttgccttgataaaatcagtagttaaaatgtaagttttgaaatgtagcttaacagtgtggatttggtgttttattgaaatgcagctgagaatagaagagtcttcaacctggatttaaataaactgagtgtttcagttgatctgaggctttctgggagtttgttccagatatatggagcataaaagctgaatgcagcttctccatgtctggttctgactctgggaactgataaaagaccggatccagatgacctgagggatctggaaggttcatactgggtcaggaggtcactgatgtattttggtcctaaaccattcagagctttatagaccagcatcagaactttaaagtctatcctctgacggacaggcagccagtgtaaagacctcagagctggactgatgtggtccacttttttggtcttagtgaggacccgagcagcagagttctgaatgagctgtagatgtctgactgattttttaggtagacttGTAAAGATCCTATTAGAGTAATCAaacctactaaagatgaatgcatggactagtttttccaggtcctgttgagacatcagggCCCGTATCCCTAAAGAATCTTTGTGCAAAAAGTGGCTCCTAGCGGCCAAATTCTAAGAAAATTCTCAGAGTCATGACGTTTTCTTAGAATTTCCCCTAAAAGTGACACGACAATCCCAGTTAATATAAAAGCTATTCCTCAAGATTTCTAGCGCTTAAAAGGGCTCCTAAGGCGAGATCTGCTAAGAGCAGGGAAGAGGACTTTTAGTGGCTTAGGAGTTCCCCTAAGCAGCTGCACAAAATGGCCAACAGAAGAGGCAGGAGAGATGTCCTGCAAACACTGGATGACTGGGAATTATTGAGACGCTACAGATTGGATCGTGCAGGAATCATGTTTGTGGTGGATCTCCTTAGAGATGCAATTACTTCACCAACTCGACGCCACAACGCTATTACACCGGAGACGAAAGTAATCACAACCCTGAGGTATTTGGCAACTGGGAAAATGCAACAATGCAGCAGTGATGACTTGGGTCTGTCCCAATCCTCTGTCAGCAGAGTCATCACCCAAACACTGACAGCTTTGTCACAACCTAATATTGTGACACAATTTGTTTCATTCCCGCTGGATGCCCgcactttacacacacataaaagggcatttatGGACATTGCAGGATTCCCTGGCGTTGTGGGTGTAATTGATGGAACACATGTGAGAATAATTGCGCCATCAGAGGACGAGGCTGTCTTTGTTAACAGGAGGAATTTCCACAGCATCAATGTGCAAATAGTCTTCAATGCGGCCTGTAAGATTTTGGACATTGTGGCTAAACGGCCAGGCTCCACACATGATGCGAGAATGCTCTCCGAGAGTGGCATCAGACAGCTTTTTGAGAGACGCTATGTGCCAGCTAATTGCCACTTGTTAGGGGACAGTGGCTACCCATGCAAACCATGGCTCCTTACACCTTACCTCCAGCCATGCCAAGGGCCCCAACTAAACTATAACAGGTAagccaaacaatacaaaaatcatggaaatgAAATGCAAGCAATATGTTAGAGCATCCAAGTAGTGCAATATTTCCATCAAATAATTAAAGGTCTCTGTATTCTATTGTAGGGCCCACAAGACAACAAGAGCGGTGGTGGAGCATGGCATAGGCCAGCTTAAGAGGCGCTTTCATGTTCTCCACGAAGAGGTGCGGCTGAGGCCTGAAAAAGTCAGCAAAGTCATCATAGCCTGTGCAATATTACACAATATTTGCAAGGTTAGACAGATTGCAGAACCTCTGGAGGATGGCGATGAGGATGAGGACAACGATGAGGATGGTGGTGAAGAAGATATTTACATTCCACAGGGGAACCTAGCCCAGAGTGGACTGCCTTACAGGGCAAACTTCacaaatttacatttcaggCAAGCTGTAGCCCCATGTCTTTTGAGAACTTGTGATGGTATTAAGAACTACCACAGTTTTACTGCACATCACCTGCAATTGTTAAATGCAAGACACAGAACACAATCTGtaaatggtttattttttaggtgTTCAATTTTAAGGTGGTAGTACTCCTCCTGAAGGGAAAggacttctttttgtttttcaaacacaTCAATTGTGAGTTGCAATCTGCTCTCCTGCAGGGGTGCTGACGGAGCAGGTGCTGCAGATGGGAATGGTGTTTGATCCGCTGGGCTATCCTGATATTGTGTCCCAGGCGCGCCTCTTGCCTTGGCTAGTGACAGTTGGGCCAAATTTTCCTCGTAACATACCTTTATGTTCGTTCACCAACTGGGCCAGCAACAAACCTTGCTCCTCAGTCCAGTTCGGCTTGCgagtccttttttttccctccattttctgtgtttgtaggATATTTGTTAACAAGCCTTTATAAATAGACCAGCCAGCAATCACAGACATTGATAAAAACTGAGCCGTGTTACCCTCGTTAAGACCACACTGGACTTGTAACGTTGTGATTTCCACTTCATTAAGGACAGCCCCTTGAGATAGGCCATCTTGTTTTCAATGGGGTCCATATGGGAGTGAAAGTACAAAATATGCCAGCTAGGATATTAATATGAGCAAATAAGACACGAATCATTATTTGAACAGGGTGTAATGAGTTtaagttttcacatattttagattctaaTGTTAGGCTATAACCCCTACAGCTTACTATTCATTTTCCAGATATTTTcttgaatgtgaaatattatttacaattacagtCAGCATAAGATTAGAGTGTATAATTATGTTTATTGATTTGAGGGTACATCCTTTGCTCATTATCACCAAAagctcatttccatcaaacttgTAGGATCAACCAATCACGGCTTTTGAAATGATGACTCATACCTAGCAACGGGGTCACCCACacctcctcactaagataggatTTCCCAACCATTCCTTGCTCAGAGTTCAATGAAAATGTTCTGGAATCACTTCGAAGCTAAAACTCCTGGCAAGGAATTTTTAGGTTAAGTTAGGAGCTCTCTGAGAGGATTCTCAGAATCTTTAGGGATACGGGCCCAGATCTTTTGTCcttgaaatattttttgttttgtgcacttTATCttcaatatatttattttgttgtgcctgaaatgaatgaatgaatattaagctttttttgaAAGCAGGGGAAAGTGCCATCGCCTTGACCTTGCTGTTGTCAAGACtgacgacctgtccagggtgaacCCCACCTCTCATCTCATGGTATCTGGGATGGACTCCATCAGCCATGACGGCTTGTGTAAAATCTGGTTATAGCTTATTGAATTCAGCTGTGTAACTCTACAAAGAGCAGAGATTGAAAAAGtcagagtttttgttttaatcagccggcgagcactgtgagggtcatgttttttgacttttccagtgctttcaacaccatcaggccgaccctcctgggtgataagttagcagcgatgcaggtggatgcttctctggtgtcctggattgttgattacctgacaggaagaccacaatatgtacgtttcccacagtgtgtgtctgacaaggtgatcagcaacacaggggcaccacaggggactgtcctctcccccttcctcttcaccctctacaccacagacttcagccactgcacagagacctgccatcttcagaagttttctgatgactctgcggtggttggatgcatcaacagggatgatgagacagagtaccgggctgtggtcgactcctttgtcacgtggtgtgagcagaatcatctgcagctcaacgtggcaaagaccaaggaactgatcgtggacttcaggaagaccaggaaacacttgacccctgtttcaatccagggggtcagtgttgacattgtggaggactataaataccttggagtacacattgacaataaactgga comes from Astatotilapia calliptera chromosome 14, fAstCal1.2, whole genome shotgun sequence and encodes:
- the LOC113036922 gene encoding post-GPI attachment to proteins factor 2-like codes for the protein MLQSSNILGHERPLVIRVSFATCVLATVCLPLLGLITCVFISSVFHFEDATGTHCQVPNYLPSISASISLSPECHIWRFCIGLHSAPRLLVAFTYFKFYKARFATRFPESLLSCLNLGFSISENIGLLLLTYVSSTETYFVHKEGFVLFIVSSLIYMLITCRLWKSIKKYSLSPEDAKSHHWKVRFLLLNVCFCAFAGFFYWKHNMYCESGSYTFFALFEYLVVFSNMAFHLTAVWDFKSREVMLISSSEDKDF
- the LOC113036337 gene encoding putative nuclease HARBI1, translated to MANRRGRRDVLQTLDDWELLRRYRLDRAGIMFVVDLLRDAITSPTRRHNAITPETKVITTLRYLATGKMQQCSSDDLGLSQSSVSRVITQTLTALSQPNIVTQFVSFPLDARTLHTHKRAFMDIAGFPGVVGVIDGTHVRIIAPSEDEAVFVNRRNFHSINVQIVFNAACKILDIVAKRPGSTHDARMLSESGIRQLFERRYVPANCHLLGDSGYPCKPWLLTPYLQPCQGPQLNYNRAHKTTRAVVEHGIGQLKRRFHVLHEEVRLRPEKVSKVIIACAILHNICKVRQIAEPLEDGDEDEDNDEDGGEEDIYIPQGNLAQSGLPYRANFTNLHFRQAVAPCLLRTCDGIKNYHSFTAHHLQLLNARHRTQSVNGLFFRCSILRW